One segment of Sphaerodactylus townsendi isolate TG3544 linkage group LG17, MPM_Stown_v2.3, whole genome shotgun sequence DNA contains the following:
- the LOC125424601 gene encoding complement decay-accelerating factor-like, protein MLGCLLPRPEPRKLCMLFALFAGIWGDCGWPPVLNSAVPQRDLHAESFPDGTEVPYRCVDGFYHMHGKTDVTTCLENSQWSPIEEFCENRCPVPVSLKYAAPKPEELRKKTHYTPGTALTYVCQPGYEPIPGRTPVLTCLPNNSWSEVPAFCKGKSCGDPGKPQNGRTVVATDLLYRSKVHFTCDDGHRLIGPPSAQCVMKGDTVKWDKEPPRCQPITCSPPPNIAAGAHDGGGSTEDFPYNSTVTYKCQNGFSLVGEASIRCTTEDKAKGVWRGPPPKCTALARLVATPAMPPSTIEDVQNDTSPSPPPSSSPNHHRQLWAPTLWLVCSYVLPVSQMW, encoded by the coding sequence ATGCTGGGCTGTTTGCTGCCTAGGCCTGAGCCCAGGAAGCTGTGCATGCTCTTTGCACTGTTTGCAGGAATCTGGGGTGACTGTGGATGGCCCCCAGTATTAAACAGTGCCGTCCCCCAAAGAGACCTCCACGCAGAGAGCTTCCCTGATGGCACAGAAGTGCCTTACAGATGTGTGGATGGTTTCTACCACATGCACGGCAAGACAGATGTGACCACGTGCCTTGAAAACTCCCAGTGGTCCCCCATAGAAGAATTCTGTGAAAACCGCTGCCCTGTCCCCGTGAGTTTAAAATACGCCGCCCCGAAGCCAGAGGAGCTGAGGAAGAAGACTCACTACACACCTGGGACCGCCTTGACCTACGTCTGCCAACCGGGTTACGAGCCCATCCCCGGAAGGACTCCTGTTCTCACCTGTCTGCCGAATAACTCTTGGTCAGAAGTCCCCGCTTTCTGCAAAGGCAAATCGTGCGGCGATCCAGGAAAGCCGCAAAACGGCAGGACCGTTGTCGCGACCGACCTCCTGTACCGATCGAAAGTCCATTTCACCTGCGACGATGGGCACCGATTGATTGGACCACCCTCTGCCCAGTGTGTCATGAAGGGCGACACCGTCAAATGGGACAAGGAACCGCCACGTTGCCAGCCCATCACTTGCTCTCCTCCTCCCAACATTGCTGCGGGCGCTCACGATGGAGGAGGAAGCACCGAGGATTTCCCCTACAACTCGACAGTGACGTACAAGTGCCAGAATGGCTTTTCGCTCGTTGGAGAGGCTTCGATTCGTTGCACGACTGAAGATAAAGCGAAGGGGGTCTGGCGAGGTCCTCCTCCTAAATGTACAGCCCTAGCTAGGCTGGTTGCCACACCAGCCATGCCTCCTTCTACTATCGAAGACGTACAGAATGATACttctccatcaccaccaccttcTTCTTCACCCAATCACCACCGCCAGCTATGGGCGCCAACCCTGTGGTTGGTTTGTTCCTACGTCCTCCCCGTCTCTCAGATGTGGTGA